A window of Bradyrhizobium diazoefficiens genomic DNA:
ATTCTCGTGCAACACCCGGTACTCGATCTCGACTATCAATGGCCCGCTACGCCCGGTCAAGGCAAGCCGCACCTTGGGATCGTCAAGCACCGCAGGTTCCTCGCCCGGCGCCCCGATGCCTGGCATTCGCAACCAGAGCCCTAACACTGGCGAGGCCACCATCAGGGCTGCCGAAAGCAGGAGCGCCGTTTCGATCCCAAGTGCATCAGTCAAATAGCCCCAACCCCAGCTGCCAACGGCGACGCCACCTGAGCTCGCCGCCTGATAGGCCGCAAGCGAGCGTCCTGCCACCCAGCGCGGTGCCGACAGCTGCACCCCGATGTTGAACACCGCCCATGCGATCATCCAGACGGCGCCTGCCAGGACGAGCGCGGCGCCAGTCAAAACTGGCTGACGGCTCAGCGCCACGGCTGTGACCGCCCCGCCCATGGACAGCGCACAGGCGCGTATCGCGGCCTCACCGCTCATCCGCCTGCGCACCTCCGTAATGTAGAGCGCGCCGATCACCGCGCCGAGCCCAAAGGCGCCGAGCATGATGCCGTAGGCCTGGGCTCCGCCATGAAGAAGATCTCGCGCCACCAGCGGCATCAGCGCAGTGATCGCGCCCCCGACGAGACCGGTGACCATGGCGCGGATCAGCACGATTTTGATCGACGGCGAATTCGTGATGTAGCGCAGGCCGGAGACGATGGCCCGGCCGAGCCTTTCAGGCGGCAGACGTGAGGGTTCAGCGACACGTTTCCACAGGAACAGGGCAGTCATGAGCGGCAGATAGAGCAGCGCGTTCAGCGCGAATGCGGCCACCGCGCCGGCGGTCGCTACCACGATGCCGCCGACGGCCGGGCCCACGCTGCGCGCGATGTTGTAGCTGATCCCGTTCAGCGCGACGGCCGCAGGCAGCGCTTCGGAGGGTACCTGCTCGCTCACCGAGGACTGCCAGGCGGGCCCCATCAGCGCCATGCCGCTGCCGACGACAAAGCAGAGTGCCAGCAATACATTTGGCGTGATCAGGCCTGACCAGGAGAGCGTCGTCAGTGCGCTCGCGCCGACGAGTGCGATTCCCAGCGAGACAATCGCCACGATGCGCCGGTCCCGCATGTCCGCGATCGCACCGGCCGGAATCGAGATCAGCATGACCGGCAGCATCAGCGCAGTTTGTACCAACGCAACGGTATCAGCCGACGAGCTCATCTGGGTCATCGCCCAAGCGGCGCCCACGCCCTGAATCAGGATGCCGAGATTCGAGAAAACGCTCGCCAGCCAGATGCGCCGGAAAGCGGCATACCGCAGCGGCACTGTGATGCCATCCGTGCTGAACGTCTTGGGCTGGGACAGATGGGTCATATCGGTTAGCGTAACCTGCGTTGGCTTGATGCTGGACCAGGATCTGCAATCGCTCCCAGCTTCAGAACAACGGCAATGTCCTTTGGCAACTCCGCGAGAGTGGTCTCTGGAGCCTCGCGATATTCTGTGGTCGACTTTGCAACTGTGGTCATCGATCTTTTGTGTTGCCACTACCTGATCCGCAAACGCCTAACTCTCTAATTCCACGCGAAACGCCCTGAGCCGAGCTGCATCGAATAATCGGACGAGGTGCCGGTGACCAGGTCGGCAAGTACTCGTGCCGAGACAGCAGCGAGCGTGAGTCCGAGATGGCCGTGGCCGCAGGAGACGAAGACAGAACGATGTCCCGGGATTTGTTCGATGATGGGCAAGGAGTCCGGCGTGGCGGGGCGCTCGCCGCTCCACACCTCGAAACTGGGCCGGGCTCTGAGCGCGGGCAGGATTTTGCGCGCACGCTTCAACGCTGACAAGAGCAATCCCGGTCGTGCTCGTAGCCCTGGCAATCCAAAGTGACTGATTCCAGCTATGCGGGCTCCGCGCCGACTCGGGGTGAGGACCACACCCAAACCAGGTATCGCAGTCGGCCGACTTATGAACCCGGGCTCGACGTCCAGCTCGAGGTGGTACCCTCGTTCGGCCGCAAGCGGGATGCGATGATCGCAATTAGCCAAAAGCTGGTTCGCATGCGCTCCTGTTGCCAGAACCACCGTCCGCGGCAAGTAGGTTTCAAGTTGCCCCCGAACGGTGACCTCTCCCGTCTGTTTGCTTTGCAACGCCTGAACCCGATCGCGGCATACGGTACCACCACGTCGCACGAAGACGTCGGCGAGAGACGTCACAAATGCCGCAGGATCCGTGACATGCGCCGCGCCTTCGACAAGGGTAGCACCGGCTGCGACGCCGCCCATGGCAGGCTCGAGCTCGGCGATTTCTGGACCAACCAGCATCTGGACACCCAAGCCTAGCGATGCACGAATCGAATTGAAGTGGATCGCTTTTCCGACTTCCGAAGGCGAAAGGTGGACGGTCAGGTAGCCGCGTCTGCAGATCGGCGGCAGGTCGGGACCGAGTAGCAGCTCGTATGAGCGTAGTGCGTCTCGGCACAGCTCGTGGAGCAGGTCCGTGTCACGCCGGACCTTATCCCATCGCGTTGCCTTCGCATATTGGATGCCCCACGGCAAAAGTCGCGCGGCTGAAGCCCAATCCAGGGCGGCAGGCGAATTGGGCTTCAGAAAGGTCGCCGGAAGGTCCGCCAGCCGATACTGGGCACTGAGAGGAAATGCGCTCGGGGCGATCAATCCCGCATTGCCAAAACTACATCCCGCCGCGACGGAGTTCTGCTCCAGCAGCATGACTTGCAGCCCGCGCTGTTGGAGCGCCAGGGCTGCGGTCACGCCGACGACGCCGGCACCCACGACAAGGGCGTCGATACCGTCCGCCATCATTGCCGCTCAAGCTGGATGCCCAAGCCTTTCCGTCTGGCATTGACGATCCCGCGAGCGCCTAGCGCAACGTCAAGCACCCCCATTCCGATCAGGACGACATTTATCTTCTTGTCGCCTGAGGGAAGAGGGAGTCGGCCCGACATCACGCTGCCGATATCCCCAACGATCCGGTTCCACCCTGCCCCGCCTTCGCGGAAATCGCTGCGACGCAGCCTGATGCCGTCAGCATCGTCAATGACGATCCAGGCGTCAGAGAGGAGTTTCAGATCGACCTCTCGCCGCGTTCCGAGCTTGCAAACAACCGCATCGCTTTTGAGCCATTCTGTGCGAACCACATCGGTATCCCTGGAAACGCCAGTAGACGTGAAAACAACGTCGGCGTCGCGCACGGCTCGGCTCACGTCGGCCGTCGCAGTCAATGTGAGGTCCCGCCGAAGTGCTGTCGCGCCGGTATCGCAAGCCTGTCGTGCGCTCGATTCTCGCAGTGACGCCACCGCAATATGCTCGACCTTTTGCGTCGCGGCCAAGAACTTCACCAAGGCGCTACCGATGGCTCCGGCGCCGACCACCGCCGCTTTCTTCATGGGACGCCTGCAGCATGCCGATGCAGCCGCAACAGCTATTGCAGCCGTTCGTTCCGACATCCGTTGTGTGCCGTTCAGGCCCCCCTCGAGCATGCCTGTTTCCGCGCCGCAGACCAGGATCGTCGCGGGCACCCGTGGCAAGTTCCGCGACGGGTTCTTGTCTGCAACCGTGAACCACTTGATGCCGGCTGCAGAACTTGAAAGTACGCTACCGCAAACGCTGCCCATGTGGAGGTGGTCGCCGTTTATATCGAGGCCGAAACCCGCCTTTGGTCCCTTGACCACACTTGTGCTGTTCATCTCGCGCAGCGTTTGGCTCACGGTTTCGTAGATTTCTTGATCGCTGAGGCAAGCTCTGATGCTCATCGAATCCAGATACAGAGGCGAAGCGGAGAGATCTTTAGCAACGGCGACTGGCATACGCACCACCCTTTCAGGTAGGTATCCAAGAAATGATCGATTGTTTAAAGAGATCGAAAGCCTCGCGGTTCGCTAGCACATCCATTTTCGCAGCCTCGAAACACCGCCGTTGATCGATTGGCCGATCTGTGGGTCCGACCAGTTTGCAAGCCAGCCGTTCTCGTCAAAGGAGCGCCGGGACGAGTTACGAGGGCAGAAGCGGTATGCATGAACGTTTCAGTGGCTCAAGACGGATTGCAGGAAGGAGCGCGTGCGTGCGGATTCGGGATTGCTGAAGATCTTGTCGGGCGGGCCTTGCTCGATAATGTGTCCGGCGTCGAAGACAAGGACGCGGTCGGAGACCTCGCGCGCGAAGCGCATCTCATGCGTGACGATCAGCAGCGTGACCTTCGTCTGGTGCGCCACGCCTCGCACCACGTCGAGAACTTCTCCGGCGAGCTCGGGATCCAGTGCGGAGGTGATTTCGTCCAGGAGAAGGATCTCCGGCTTCAGGATGAGCGCTCGCGCGATCGCGATGCGCTGCTGCTGACCTCCGGACAGCTGGGCCGGATAGGCATGGATTTTAGCTTCGAGCCCCACCATGCGGAGATATTCGAGCGCGCTTGTCTCGGCCTGGTCCTTGTGTTGTCCCAGCACAGTCGTTGGTGCCAGGATCAGGTTCTGCAGCACGGTCAGATGCGGGAAAAGATTGAATTGCTGGAACACCATGCCGCAACGACGGCGAACGCGCGCCTCCTGCGAGCCCTTGAGCGGCTTGCCGGCCGGATCGAATAGGATGCTTTCTCCGAAAAGGCGGATATCTCCGCCGGTCGGCTTTTCCAGCGTCATGGCCAGCCGCAGCACAGTCGTTTTTCCCGAGCCGCTCGGGCCGATCAGCGTGACTTTCTCCCCGGGGCGCACCTGCAGGTCGAGGTCGACGAGCACGCGATGAGCACCGAAGGATTTCGAGACCTTCTCGAATTCGATGGCGTACATGGCGTCTTGCGACTTGGGAGCGGACCGATGCGGGTCTTTCGCGTTGAAAGCTGCGGCGCCGGCCGCCACGAAGGGATCATGGTGACTGAATTCCACGGTGCTAGACATGCTTGTCCTTCAATCGGGAAAGGAGATAGAGGAACGGCAGGTTGATCACGATGTAGATGAGGCCGGCCAGAGTGAAGGGCTCGAGATAGCGGAAGCTTTCGTACCCGGCCGTGTTGGCCTGCCCCATCAGCACCGGCACTCCGAGCGCAAACAGGTACGAGGAGTTCCGGAACAAGGCGAGCACGTAGTTGAGCAATGCGGGAACGGACCGCTTGATCATCAAAGGGACCAGCACGCGTCGCCATGTGACATACGGACTCAAATGCAGCGCCACACACGCGTCACGCAACTCGGCTGGTATCGTGATCAGGCTCCCGCGGTAGACCTCCGAGCAGAATGCCGCATAGACCACGCCCAATACGGCGATGCCGATCGGCATTGCCGGAAACGTCAGCCCCACTTCCGGCAGGACGTAGAACGCAAAGTAGAGCAGGACAAGGATCGGCACTCCCCGAAAGAGTTCGAGCAGGAAACGCACGAATGCCCGCCCAAGCCTGGTACTTACATTCTCCAGGATCGCCAGCAGCAGGCCGGCTGTGAGGGCAATGGCCGAGCTCGCAAGCGTGACCAGGACGGTGTACCAAACGCCCACCATGAGGCGCGGCAGAATGTCGAGGGCAAAGCTCCAGTCCCACGTCATTGTGTCACCCCTGCCAGCGAATCCGCCGCGGGTGCGACCTGCACCCTCGAGCGGGCGGCTCGCAGCGCACGATTGAGCGGAAGCGCGCGCTCGATCGCCTGAAAGGCGGCAGCGCAAAGAAGACACAGAATCCAATAAAGGGCGGCCAGCAGGCAGAAGACGGTGGCCGTCTCGAATGTCTGGCTGCGAACGTTGTTGGCAACATAGAGCACGTCCTGCACGCCGACGAAGCTCACGATCGAGGTCCACCTGACCATGTCTCTGGCCAGGCTGCCGAACGCCGGAACGATCTGCGAAAGCGCCTGCGGCAGCACGACCTTCGTCAGACTTTGAAATTTGTTCAGCCCAAGTGCATGACAAGCGTCCGTTTGCCCGCGATGGACCGCCTCGATGCCGGCGCGAACGATCTCAGCGCCGTATGCGGCCCCAAGCAGCGATAAGACGATGATCGATGCCGTGACAGGACTGAGACGCGGCACCCACGGCATGAGTGGCAGAACATAAAAGACCCAAAACAGCCAGACCAGAGCCGAGGGACCGCGAATGACCTCGATGAAAAGCATCGAGGATATTCGTATTGCCGGCCGCTTGGAGAGCCTTAGCGGGCCAAGGACCAGCGCGCCGAGCGCGGCACCCGAAATGGTGCAAAACGCCACCCACACCGTGACCCACAAGCCTCGCGCGAGTGAAGGCCAGTACTCCAGCACTGCTTGCACGTGAAATCGCTCCGTTACTCGCAGCCCGCCTCGGCGTCGCTGGCTTTGGTGAGCTTTGCCAGCGCCTCCCAGTTGGGAATCCCATACTTCACGACATACAGCTGCTCCATGGTGCCATTGCTGCGCAAGAAATTGAGCTGCTCATTGAATGCATCGCGAAATCGCGCGTCTTCCTTGCGAAACACGGCGGCAAACCCGTGCGTTGGCGCTTGTTTGTCGACCACGACCTGAAGACCCTTCTCCTCCGGGTTCGTGATCGTGAATTGACCAACCACGAACGCGTCTGCGCGGCCACCGATAACGGTCGCGGCGCCAGCCTGGATGTCAGCGACGCGCACGAGTTGCTCGGACTTCACACCCTGTTTCAGCGCATATGCTTCTTGCGTCGTGCCGGTGATTACGGCCAATTTGATCTCCGGACTCTGCGCAATTTGCGAGTAGCCCGTGAGCTGCTTCGGGTTGCCAGGCCGGGTATACAGCGCGTCTCTCATCACCCAAACAGGTGCCGCAAACAGGACAGCCTTGCAGCGCGCCGCGGTGATCACCTGGCCACCGACGAAGTCGAATTGGCGGGCCTGCAGTCCAGGGATCATGGCATCCCACTTGGCAAGCACCGGTGTGAGCGCCGGCAAGTTCATGCCTTTAAGCGCCAAGTTCAGCACCTCGATGATGTAGCCCGTCGCGTTCCCGTCCGGCGATACGGCAATGTAAGGAGGCGCCGAACCAAGCCCGACTTTGACTTCGCCGGCCTTTTGCATCGAGGCGACAAGCGGCACCTCGGTTTGCGCATGAGCGGGAAGCGAGAAGCCGATCGCGCCTGGCAGCAGAAGCACCAACGAGAACCTCGAGATCCCGCGCATACCGTCTCCTCCCTTCTGGAAATTCTATTCAGGTATTGTGGGTGAACCACCTCCAGCGGCCAAATACCAATTTCAGAGGCATCAATACCGGATTGGAATTGATGGTACGAAAGGACCTTAGCCGATTCAGCGCCGATCACCGGTATTCTAACCCCTCACCCGTGATGTCGCAGAAGCCCGGTAACCAGGCGGGTCAATTGGCCGCCGAAGCGCGACGGCCAGCGCTAGCGTCGTCGGTCTGCACAGCGTGCTCCCGAGGTGGCTGCGTTTCGAACGTTTAGTTTCCTGAGACTCCTTGCGTCGTCGTCGATGCGAGTTTTCGGGCCCGGCGGCGCTTGAAGAACTTGCCGATTTCTTGTTGAGGCGCGCCTGTATTGAAAGCTTCGCGATAGGCCGCCACGGCCATTTCCATTGCAGTCGCATAACGTTTTTCATCGAACTGCCGGTTCGCCGCTTTCGAGAGGCTGTACGCCACCCGCGGCTGCTGCGCGAGACGGCGGGCTGCCTCCAACGCAACCTCGAGTACCTTCGAGGGCTCGGCGACCTCATGGATGAAGCCCAATTGTTTCGCCTCCTGGACGTCCATGAGACGGCCCTGCAGCGCGAGCTCGACAGCCCGACGCCCGATCCGCTCCCACATCAGCCATGTGCCGAAGACGCTTGGCAGGCCCGAAGTCACCTCCGTTTGGCCCACCCGGACACCGGGATGGGCGATCACATAATCGCAGAACTGCGTGACCTGGAAACCGGATCCTGCTGCGACGCCGTTGATCGCGGCGACAAGCGGCTTACTGAATTGCCTGACCGTGTCGTAGCATTTGGTGAGACGCTGCATAAACGCCTCGATGTTCATGCCGTCGGCAAATTCCTGCAGTTCGGACAAATCCTGGCCGGAGCAGAATGCTCTGTCGCCGGCTCCCGTGATGACGACGGCATCCACGTTCGCATCCATATCGGCAGCAAGGAGCTTGCGTCCAAGCGCGTCGCGCAGCGCCGAGGTCCAGGAGTTGTAGCTCTCCTGTCTGTTAATCGTGAGAACCAGCACGCGCTCGTGCATTTCGGAAGGCAATTCTTCCGGGCCGTGAGCAAACTTTCCGCCTTCCGTCATTATATTCTCCTTGACCACGCCCCAGCTTATTGCGCGGTTTGATGGTATTGCGTGCGTGCTGTGGATTGAGTGCCGCAGCCGCTGGGTCTTCGAGGTCCTCGTCGAGTTTCGCCGTGTTGCCTATCCAGATGCAGCCGCCCGATCGCAGAACTCGCGCAGTCTTTTCCGGTCCGCCGAAATTGACCTTTGTCGCGATAGCGGCAGTCTCCGGATCGGAGGCAATTCCGCTGATGACTGCAGGTCCACCTGCGCGTCCTGGGGAGCGTACAGCCCGTGGTCGAGCGCCGGCAGCTCCGATCAAGCGGACTATTGCGTACAAATTCATATGCGAGCCCCTGCCCGTCGAATGAATACGCTGCCCCGTTCACCCTCAAGTTCGAAGCCCCTTCAAGCTCGCGTCAGCACTCGGCTCATACCGTCGAGGCAGAGAGGAGTTACGGCACCTCATTTTATTCGCAGCCAGGCACGACGTCGCTGGCCTTTGTAACCTTGGCGAGCATGTCCCAGTTCGGAAATCCATACTTGCCGACATACAGATCCTTCATGGCGCCGCCGCTCCTGAGAAGGCCGATTTGTTCGTTGAACGCGTCGCGGAAATGCGCGTCTTCCTTGCGAAAGGCGACAGCCATACTTGTGATCGGCGCCTGCTTGTCGACAACGACCTCGACTCCCTTCTGCTGAGGATTCGGCACAGTGAATTGTCCAACAGCGAAAGCATTGGCCCGGCCACCCAGAACGGTCGCTATGCCGGCTTGAATGTCCGGGACACGAACGAGCTGTGCTGAATTGATCCCCTGCTTAAGCGCAAACGCCTCCTGGGCGGACCCCGTCAGCACAGCAAGCTTGACATCAGGGCTCTGCGCGATCTGAGCGTAGCCGGTAAGATGCTTCGGATTTCGCGGCAGCACGTGAAGAGCATCCTGCTGAGCAGTGATGGGCGCCGAAAAAGCAACCACTTTGCAGCGATCTGCAGTGATCAGCAGGCCGGCTGGCACCAAGTCGAAGCGGCGAGCCTGAAGGCCCGGGATCATGGCGTCCCATGTCGTGAGCGAGACAGAGATCTTCGGCGCGCCCAAACCTTTGAGCGCGAGGCTGGTCACGTCGATCAGATATCCCTGCGGCTCGCCATTCGGAGAAGTGAATGCCCAGGGAGGGGCGGCAGCAATCGCCGCCTTGGCCTCTCCAGCCTCGCGCATCGAGAGCAACAGCGGATCAGCCGTCTGAGCATGACTCGGAATTGCATAACCGACCAATGCGATTAGCAAGACGAACAATAAAGAGCAATTTGGCTTCGGACGCATGCCGTTGGTGCCTAAAGTGAACAGCCTTGAGCCATTGTTGGCGGAACACCTCAGGGGATACCAATACCAATTTCAGAGCACTCCATACCAGTTTGGAATTGCCGTGCGCTTGTCGGCCCCGGTCCGGAACCCGGGTTTGGCCCGCGCATGGGCAAGTACGGCGAAACTGGAAACCAAGTACATTCGATGGTCGTCGGATTGGTCAGCGACCTTGGCCCTCGGCTCTGGCCCGAGGCTTCATCAAGCGAAAGGAAGCAGAGCGCTTCGTGCGCTGCAGTTCACATGCAGGAGGCGCGCCATTTTGCGAGGCGCACATATGATGAGAGCTATCGCCCGCGAGAACAGGCGCATTCGCCGCAAACGCTCAGTTCGCCCCGATGAGCGAGATGAGCGAGCTGCGGCAAGCAACGCGCTGGCATGTTGCGTGAACCGTCATGCGCCCTGCGAAGGGTCATCAAGCATTCCAAGACCGCGATGTCAGCGCCAGCGCTTTTCTTCACCGTCGTAGGTACCCGATAGAGGGTCGCCGATGTCCATCAGCTCGCGTTTGACTACCTTGTTACTTGCGACAGTCCTGGGAAGCGTCGGAACAAAAGCCACGTATCGTGGGACTTTGAAGGGGGCAAGCCGTGCACGCGCATGCTCGAGAACTCGCTCCGCCGGTACGTCGTCCCTTGTGAGGCCGGTCTTCAGCTCCAGGTAGACCTTGACCTCTTCACCACGCCTTTCATCGCGCACCGGCACGGCGGCCACGTCCGCGATCTCCGGGAGCTCGCGAATAACGGCCTCGATCTCGCGCGCAGCGATGTTTTCGCCGGAACGGCGGATCATGTCCTTTGTGCGCCCGACAAGCCAATAGAAGCCGGCCTCGTCACGGCGCATCAGATCGCCAGTCTTGAACCATTCGCCCTCGAAGGATTCCGCGTTCGCCTCCGGCCTCCTCCAATATCCCTTGAAGAGGCCTCGGCCGCTCACCCAAAGCTCGCCCGCTCCACCGACAGGGGTGGGAGTACCGTCGGCATCGACCAACCGGAGCTTTCGAAACGGAGCACGCATCCCGAACGGAGCCCCTTCGTGATCGATCTCGTTGGGCATCAAGGTGGCCATGGCCACCTCCGTCATGCCGTAATTGTTCTGGCCGCGTACACCGAAGCGCTTGCGGAAGCCACGGATCGATTCCGGACTCCAACCACCGAAATGGTGAACCTGCTTCAGGGAGGTCGCCGCGTCGTCGGCGACCTCGGGTTCGCGCATCACAAGCTCCGGAAATGCACACCACTCGATTGGATACTTCTTCAGCCAACCGATGAAGCCCGACGAACTCATTCGCTCGGCCAAATAAAGCGTGCCACCTTGTCGATAGGACCTCAGCAGAGCCAGCAGCGTATCGACGTAGTAGAAGGCCGACCAGGCCAGATAGCTCGTGTATGGTCGAGTGTCCATGCAAGCCAACGCGTACGATCCGACGCCCCAGTAGTCGTGCGTCAACATGCACCCCTTCGGAAAGCCCGTCGTTCCCGAGGTGTATTGAATGTTCAGGAGGTCGTCGGGCCCGACCTGCTCGTCGAGCGGATCGTCGGGGGCTGCCTCGAGCAGTTCGCCAAGGGTCGTTGCTGCCCGTGAAGGCTGCCCGACGATGATCACCTGCTCCTTGGTCAGAGTTTGCGGCCAAGGATTCATCGCGGAGAACGCGGGCCATGCCGATTCATCAACGATCGCGAAGCGTGCCTCGGTATCGCTAAGGACGTACGCGACCTCTCTAGGTGTGTAGCGTGTGTTGATGGGAACCAGGATCGCCCCGAGCTTCGCAAGCGCAAACCAGAGGATTGGGTATTCGATGCGATTGGGGAGCATCACCCCGATACGATCGCCCTTGCGCACGCCGAACGAACGCAGCGCATGAGCATATCTGTTCGACCGCCGATCCATCTGCAGGTAGGTTGCGCGCTCGCCACGCTCGAAGACATCGATGGCGATCGTCGAGCCGTGCGTTCGCGCTCGGAGCGACACAAGCTGTCCCACCGTGATGGTCTCATACGCAGCCTCCAGAGCTTCCAGCCTGCGCAAGGCGTTCGCTGCTTGGTGCTGCAGTTCGGTTTCAGGCGGCTTGGTAGAGACCATTCTATGAGACCTTGATGTTCGCGTCGTAAAGGTAAATCGAGCGACAAGCCTTCCGGGAGACTGCCGGTTCGAACAACGCCGTTACGCAACCGAAGCTTAATCGAGTCATCACGCCACGATAGTTACCTCACGGGAACGCCTGGTCCGTTCCGACCAGAGTCCAAAGGAAGCAGAACCGTGAGCTGGCTCATCCACTCGGTCCAGAAATTCGATCAAATCGCGGAGCTTCAGATGACCGTGCT
This region includes:
- a CDS encoding FAD-dependent oxidoreductase, whose product is MMADGIDALVVGAGVVGVTAALALQQRGLQVMLLEQNSVAAGCSFGNAGLIAPSAFPLSAQYRLADLPATFLKPNSPAALDWASAARLLPWGIQYAKATRWDKVRRDTDLLHELCRDALRSYELLLGPDLPPICRRGYLTVHLSPSEVGKAIHFNSIRASLGLGVQMLVGPEIAELEPAMGGVAAGATLVEGAAHVTDPAAFVTSLADVFVRRGGTVCRDRVQALQSKQTGEVTVRGQLETYLPRTVVLATGAHANQLLANCDHRIPLAAERGYHLELDVEPGFISRPTAIPGLGVVLTPSRRGARIAGISHFGLPGLRARPGLLLSALKRARKILPALRARPSFEVWSGERPATPDSLPIIEQIPGHRSVFVSCGHGHLGLTLAAVSARVLADLVTGTSSDYSMQLGSGRFAWN
- a CDS encoding enoyl-CoA hydratase/isomerase family protein; translation: MTEGGKFAHGPEELPSEMHERVLVLTINRQESYNSWTSALRDALGRKLLAADMDANVDAVVITGAGDRAFCSGQDLSELQEFADGMNIEAFMQRLTKCYDTVRQFSKPLVAAINGVAAGSGFQVTQFCDYVIAHPGVRVGQTEVTSGLPSVFGTWLMWERIGRRAVELALQGRLMDVQEAKQLGFIHEVAEPSKVLEVALEAARRLAQQPRVAYSLSKAANRQFDEKRYATAMEMAVAAYREAFNTGAPQQEIGKFFKRRRARKLASTTTQGVSGN
- a CDS encoding ABC transporter permease subunit (The N-terminal region of this protein, as described by TIGR01726, is a three transmembrane segment that identifies a subfamily of ABC transporter permease subunits, which specificities that include histidine, arginine, glutamine, glutamate, L-cystine (sic), the opines (in Agrobacterium) octopine and nopaline, etc.), whose product is MTWDWSFALDILPRLMVGVWYTVLVTLASSAIALTAGLLLAILENVSTRLGRAFVRFLLELFRGVPILVLLYFAFYVLPEVGLTFPAMPIGIAVLGVVYAAFCSEVYRGSLITIPAELRDACVALHLSPYVTWRRVLVPLMIKRSVPALLNYVLALFRNSSYLFALGVPVLMGQANTAGYESFRYLEPFTLAGLIYIVINLPFLYLLSRLKDKHV
- a CDS encoding amino acid ABC transporter ATP-binding protein; its protein translation is MYAIEFEKVSKSFGAHRVLVDLDLQVRPGEKVTLIGPSGSGKTTVLRLAMTLEKPTGGDIRLFGESILFDPAGKPLKGSQEARVRRRCGMVFQQFNLFPHLTVLQNLILAPTTVLGQHKDQAETSALEYLRMVGLEAKIHAYPAQLSGGQQQRIAIARALILKPEILLLDEITSALDPELAGEVLDVVRGVAHQTKVTLLIVTHEMRFAREVSDRVLVFDAGHIIEQGPPDKIFSNPESARTRSFLQSVLSH
- a CDS encoding NAD(P)-binding domain-containing protein; translation: MPVAVAKDLSASPLYLDSMSIRACLSDQEIYETVSQTLREMNSTSVVKGPKAGFGLDINGDHLHMGSVCGSVLSSSAAGIKWFTVADKNPSRNLPRVPATILVCGAETGMLEGGLNGTQRMSERTAAIAVAAASACCRRPMKKAAVVGAGAIGSALVKFLAATQKVEHIAVASLRESSARQACDTGATALRRDLTLTATADVSRAVRDADVVFTSTGVSRDTDVVRTEWLKSDAVVCKLGTRREVDLKLLSDAWIVIDDADGIRLRRSDFREGGAGWNRIVGDIGSVMSGRLPLPSGDKKINVVLIGMGVLDVALGARGIVNARRKGLGIQLERQ
- a CDS encoding amino acid ABC transporter permease, producing MQAVLEYWPSLARGLWVTVWVAFCTISGAALGALVLGPLRLSKRPAIRISSMLFIEVIRGPSALVWLFWVFYVLPLMPWVPRLSPVTASIIVLSLLGAAYGAEIVRAGIEAVHRGQTDACHALGLNKFQSLTKVVLPQALSQIVPAFGSLARDMVRWTSIVSFVGVQDVLYVANNVRSQTFETATVFCLLAALYWILCLLCAAAFQAIERALPLNRALRAARSRVQVAPAADSLAGVTQ
- a CDS encoding transporter substrate-binding domain-containing protein, with protein sequence MRGISRFSLVLLLPGAIGFSLPAHAQTEVPLVASMQKAGEVKVGLGSAPPYIAVSPDGNATGYIIEVLNLALKGMNLPALTPVLAKWDAMIPGLQARQFDFVGGQVITAARCKAVLFAAPVWVMRDALYTRPGNPKQLTGYSQIAQSPEIKLAVITGTTQEAYALKQGVKSEQLVRVADIQAGAATVIGGRADAFVVGQFTITNPEEKGLQVVVDKQAPTHGFAAVFRKEDARFRDAFNEQLNFLRSNGTMEQLYVVKYGIPNWEALAKLTKASDAEAGCE
- a CDS encoding MFS transporter yields the protein MTHLSQPKTFSTDGITVPLRYAAFRRIWLASVFSNLGILIQGVGAAWAMTQMSSSADTVALVQTALMLPVMLISIPAGAIADMRDRRIVAIVSLGIALVGASALTTLSWSGLITPNVLLALCFVVGSGMALMGPAWQSSVSEQVPSEALPAAVALNGISYNIARSVGPAVGGIVVATAGAVAAFALNALLYLPLMTALFLWKRVAEPSRLPPERLGRAIVSGLRYITNSPSIKIVLIRAMVTGLVGGAITALMPLVARDLLHGGAQAYGIMLGAFGLGAVIGALYITEVRRRMSGEAAIRACALSMGGAVTAVALSRQPVLTGAALVLAGAVWMIAWAVFNIGVQLSAPRWVAGRSLAAYQAASSGGVAVGSWGWGYLTDALGIETALLLSAALMVASPVLGLWLRMPGIGAPGEEPAVLDDPKVRLALTGRSGPLIVEIEYRVLHENARSFHNLMQDVQLSRQRNGAYGWSIARDIADPELWTERFHCPTWFDYLRLRNRSTQSERALDQKAEAFHIGDEPVRVRRMLERPFGSVRWKDDTPDCAADDVLPVIPSITQGSPR
- a CDS encoding transporter substrate-binding domain-containing protein, with the translated sequence MRPKPNCSLLFVLLIALVGYAIPSHAQTADPLLLSMREAGEAKAAIAAAPPWAFTSPNGEPQGYLIDVTSLALKGLGAPKISVSLTTWDAMIPGLQARRFDLVPAGLLITADRCKVVAFSAPITAQQDALHVLPRNPKHLTGYAQIAQSPDVKLAVLTGSAQEAFALKQGINSAQLVRVPDIQAGIATVLGGRANAFAVGQFTVPNPQQKGVEVVVDKQAPITSMAVAFRKEDAHFRDAFNEQIGLLRSGGAMKDLYVGKYGFPNWDMLAKVTKASDVVPGCE